A single window of Periplaneta americana isolate PAMFEO1 chromosome 14, P.americana_PAMFEO1_priV1, whole genome shotgun sequence DNA harbors:
- the LOC138713958 gene encoding DNA-directed RNA polymerase II subunit RPB1-like, whose protein sequence is MEPVPERSSGSAEVVFKLPSIEGIAQLVLSYCGVSATLKKANIVSNNMCSFNNSSPNPSPPSSCNSSQSSSNHSPSYYNSSLSSSNYSPSSSNYSPSFSNYSQSSPNPSPPSSCNSSQSSSNHSPSYYNSSLSSSNYSPSSSNYSPSSSNSSPSSSNSSASSSNPSPSSYNSSPSSSNSSPSYSNPFPPSSDSSPSPSNPSPSSSNSSPSSSNSSPSYSNPSPPSSDSSPSPSNSSPSSSNYSPASSDSSPSSSNHFPSFSNSSPSSSNHSPPSSNSSPSSSNSSPSPSNSSPSSSNSSPSSSNSSPSSSNHSPSSSNHSPSFSNSSPSSSNSSPSSSNSSPSSSNYSPSSSNYSPSSSNSSPSSSNHSPSFSNSSPSSSNYSPSSPNPSPPSSCNSSPSSSNHSPSFSNSSPSSSNYSSSSPNPSPPSSCSSSPSSPNPSPPSSCNSSPSSSNHSQSSSNSSLSSSNPFPSSSNPSP, encoded by the exons aggtggtgttcaaactgccgtccattgaaggcattgcacaactggtacttTCGTACTgtggagtgtctgcaacgctaaaaaaggccaacattgtctctaataacatgtgcagcttcaacaac TCATCTCCTAATCCTTCTCCGCCATCATCTTGTAATTCTTCTCAGTCATCTTCTAATCATTCACCGTCATATTATAATTCTTCTCTGTCATCTTCTAATTATTCTCCGTCATCTTCTAATTATTCTCCGTCATTTTCTAATTATTCTCAGTCATCTCCTAATCCTTCTCCGCCATCATCTTGTAATTCTTCTCAGTCATCTTCTAATCATTCACCGTCATATTATAATTCTTCTCTGTCATCTTCTAATTATTCTCCGTCATCTTCTAATTATTCTCCGTCATCTTCTAATTCTTCTCCGTCATCGTCTAATTCTTCTGCGTCATCTTCTAATCCTTCTCCTTCATCTTATAATTCTTCTCCGTCATCTTCTAATTCTTCTCCGTCATATTCTAATCCTTTTCCGCCATCTTCTGATTCTTCTCCGTCACCTTCTAATCCTTCTCCGTCATCTTCTAATTCTTCTCCGTCATCTTCTAATTCTTCTCCGTCATATTCTAATCCTTCTCCGCCATCTTCTGATTCTTCTCCGTCACCTTCTAATTCTTCTCCGTCATCTTCTAATTATTCTCCGGCATCTTCTGATTCTTCTCCGTCATCTTCTAATCATTTTCCATCTTTTTCTAATTCTTCTCCGTCATCTTCTAATCATTCTCCGCCATCTTCTAATTCTTCTCCGTCATCTTCTAATTCTTCTCCGTCACCTTCTAATTCTTCTCCGTCATCTTCTAATTCTTCTCCGTCATCTTCTAATTCTTCTCCGTCATCTTCTAATCATTCTCCGTCATCTTCTAATCATTCTCCGTCTTTTTCTAATTCTTCTCCGTCATCTTCTAATTCTTCTCCGTCATCTTCTAATTCTTCTCCGTCATCTTCTAATTATTCTCCGTCATCTTCTAATTATTCTCCGTCATCTTCTAATTCTTCTCCGTCATCTTCCAATCATTCTCCGTCTTTTTCTAATTCTTCTCCGTCATCTTCTAATTATTCTCCGTCATCTCCTAATCCTTCTCCGCCATCATCTTGTAATTCTTCTCCGTCATCTTCTAATCATTCTCCGTCTTTTTCTAATTCTTCTCCGTCATCTTCTAATTATTCTTCGTCATCTCCTAATCCTTCTCCGCCATCATCTTGTAGTTCTTCTCCGTCATCTCCTAATCCTTCTCCGCCATCATCTTGTAATTCTTCTCCGTCATCTTCTAATCATTCACAGTCATCGTCTAATTCTTCTCTGTCATCTTCCAACCCTTTTCCGTCATCTTCTAATCCTTCTCCGTGA